The following nucleotide sequence is from Syntrophales bacterium.
TTATTTTAACCCGTAACCCACTGGCAAATGTCATCTGTAAGCTGACTCTGGAACAGGCCACGATGCAGTTTATTTACGGGGAATCTATAGAGAGCACCGGCGGGGATCCCGAACAGGCAGGAAAATTTAAGAGGGTCTTCTTTCTTGACCCGTTTGTAACCGGTGATCGCCTCGAACATGCTATGATTTTTTACGATATCCTCAAGCAGAATAACATAAAATGCTATCTTGCAAATACCGGAACGATCGGCGAGCCTGAACAAAAGGTTTCGCTCCGGCAGTCACTGTCCGCTTATAATGACCTCCTCCGCGGACAGCTCCGCTTCAGCGTTGAACCTGATCATTTAGGTTACCATTATCCGATAAAGTGTGACCGCGCCAATATGGATCTTATGAATGCCTACAATCTTATTGATGACAAGACACTACTCGAGAAGAAGGTCATAGATTTCCTCAAAGGGCGTCAGCAGTTTCTGGAAGAATTTGAAGAGAAATACGGCAGGATTCCTGAATATATCCGGGAGTCATTGCCTTATAAGTATAAAAAACCCCCTCCCGTGGAAAGGGTGGAGGCTGAGTAATAGAAACCTTTTTCTTGACTTATAACTGTTTTTTTGTATAGTTTGAAATCGATGGATGTGAGGAAGAGGGGTGAGAAGCCCCCGCTGCCCCGCAGCCGTAATGGGAACGAAAGCCCAAACGACAGTGATTAGTGATCGGTGAATAGCAAAACCGTCACACACTAACACTGGCCACTGGAGTAAGTAGTTGTCTTTTGACCACTCAACACCGGTTACTGACAACTGCATTTCTGGGAAGGCGGGTGAGTAGGTAGCCCTGAGCCGGAAGACCGATCCATCAGAAACTTCCTCGAGGGAGGAGTACCATGACAAAACACTCCTATTATAACCTTTCTGATATTTACTCCTTACCTCAGCGAAGTTTCGAATTGTATCCGGCAGCAAA
It contains:
- a CDS encoding phosphoenolpyruvate carboxykinase (ATP) — its product is FLENVAISKYPYMPDFNDLSKTGNGRAIVTRKNLEIASNDLRGNKIDYIIILTRNPLANVICKLTLEQATMQFIYGESIESTGGDPEQAGKFKRVFFLDPFVTGDRLEHAMIFYDILKQNNIKCYLANTGTIGEPEQKVSLRQSLSAYNDLLRGQLRFSVEPDHLGYHYPIKCDRANMDLMNAYNLIDDKTLLEKKVIDFLKGRQQFLEEFEEKYGRIPEYIRESLPYKYKKPPPVERVEAE